From Streptomyces sp. SAI-135:
GCCCTCTCCGGCATCGGAAGCGGCGCCGCCATGCACTTCCTCAACCGCGGTCTCAGCCATGGCGCGATGAGCGTGGTCGTACCCGTCAGCGCCGTCACCGGCGTCGGCCTGTCCGTGGTGTGCGGGGTGCTGCTCGGCGACCGGCCGACCGCGGTGGCCTGGCTGGGCATCGCTCTCACCGTGCCCGCGCTCTGGATGGTCTGCGGCGGCGGTATCGACGGCGGCGGAGGCGTCCCCGACGGGCTGCTCGCCAGCGCCGGCGTCGCGCTCCAGTACATCGCCCTCGCCCAGGCCGGTGCCTCGGGGGGACTGTGGCCGGTGGCCGCGGGACGGGCCGCCGCCGTACTCGTCCTGCTGCCCGCGGCGGCACGGCGCCCCCGGCGGCTGCACCTGCCGCCCGTGCGGGCCGTCCAGGCCCTGCTCGTCG
This genomic window contains:
- a CDS encoding DMT family transporter gives rise to the protein MGPLLALASAVCYGIVDFTGGLLSRRAHFAAVTFLGQIGGLLLATVAALLLPAEAVHPADLLWGALSGIGSGAAMHFLNRGLSHGAMSVVVPVSAVTGVGLSVVCGVLLGDRPTAVAWLGIALTVPALWMVCGGGIDGGGGVPDGLLASAGVALQYIALAQAGASGGLWPVAAGRAAAVLVLLPAAARRPRRLHLPPVRAVQALLVGAGAALGLILYLLAAQRQLLAVAVVLASLYPALPVVLGLALLHERLSRKQVVGLVGAGLATVLLTLG